The Falco naumanni isolate bFalNau1 chromosome 1, bFalNau1.pat, whole genome shotgun sequence genome window below encodes:
- the GTF2H3 gene encoding general transcription factor IIH subunit 3 isoform X1 encodes MSAEDELSLLVIVIDTNPLWWGQKALGEAEQFTLSKCIDAVMVLGNSHLFMNRTNRLAVIASHTQESRFLYPGKRWACSDVFGDGGSAMESNCSGSKDGKYELLTAINDAIAEEIKDLMTKTDNMRGQQTETLLAGSLAKALCYINKMNKEVKANQEMKSRILVIKAAEDSALQYMNFMNVIFAAQKQSILIDACVLDSDSGLLQQACDITGGIYLKVPHMPSLLQYLLWVFLPDQEQRSQLVLPPPVHVDYRAACFCHRNLIEIGYVCSVCLSIFCNFSPICSTCETAFKISLPPVMKAKKKKLKLAV; translated from the exons ATGAGCGCGG AGGACGAGCTGAGCCTGCTGGTCATCGTCATTGACACCAACCCCCTCTGGTGGGGACAGAAGGCGCTGGGAGAAGCCGAG cagttcaCCCTATCGAAATGCATCGATGCAGTGATGGTACTGGGAAATTCACACTTATTTATGAATCGCACCAACAGGCTTGCTGTAATAGCAAGTCACACACAAGAAAG CCGTTTCTTGTACCCTGGGAAGCGCTGGGCTTGTTCAGATGTCTTTGGAGATGGTGGTAGTGCCATGGAATCGAATTGCTCCGGCAGCAAGGATGGAAAATATGAATTGTTAACAGCGATAAATGATGCAATTGCAGAAGAGATTAAAGACCTCATGACAAAAa CTGACAACATGAGGGGCCAGCAGACAGAAACTCTGTTAGCAGGTTCACTTGCTAAAGCACTTTGTT ATATCAACAAGATGAACAAAGAGGTAAAAG CCAATCAAGAAATGAAATCAAGGATTTTG gttataaaagcagcagaagacagtGCGTTGCAGTATATGAATTTCATGAATGTGAtctttgcagcacagaaacag AGTATTTTGATTGATGCCTGTGTTTTGGACTCTGATTCAGGTCTTCTACAACAG gcTTGTGACATTACGGGTGGCATATATTTGAAAGTGCCCCACATGCCGTCTCTTCTGCAGTATTTGTTG TGGGTATTCCTCCCTGATCAAGAGCAAAGATCACAGCTTGTCCTTCCACCTCCTGTTCATGTGGACTATAGAGCTGCTTGCTTCTGTCATCGAAATCTCATTGAAATTGGTTATGTGTGTTCTGTGTGCTTGTCAA tattcTGCAACTTTAGTCCTATTTGTAGCACATGCGA aactgctttcaaaatatcATTGCCACCTGTCATGAAAGctaagaagaagaaattaaagttAGCTGTGTAA
- the GTF2H3 gene encoding general transcription factor IIH subunit 3 isoform X2: MSAEDELSLLVIVIDTNPLWWGQKALGEAEFTLSKCIDAVMVLGNSHLFMNRTNRLAVIASHTQESRFLYPGKRWACSDVFGDGGSAMESNCSGSKDGKYELLTAINDAIAEEIKDLMTKTDNMRGQQTETLLAGSLAKALCYINKMNKEVKANQEMKSRILVIKAAEDSALQYMNFMNVIFAAQKQSILIDACVLDSDSGLLQQACDITGGIYLKVPHMPSLLQYLLWVFLPDQEQRSQLVLPPPVHVDYRAACFCHRNLIEIGYVCSVCLSIFCNFSPICSTCETAFKISLPPVMKAKKKKLKLAV; the protein is encoded by the exons ATGAGCGCGG AGGACGAGCTGAGCCTGCTGGTCATCGTCATTGACACCAACCCCCTCTGGTGGGGACAGAAGGCGCTGGGAGAAGCCGAG ttcaCCCTATCGAAATGCATCGATGCAGTGATGGTACTGGGAAATTCACACTTATTTATGAATCGCACCAACAGGCTTGCTGTAATAGCAAGTCACACACAAGAAAG CCGTTTCTTGTACCCTGGGAAGCGCTGGGCTTGTTCAGATGTCTTTGGAGATGGTGGTAGTGCCATGGAATCGAATTGCTCCGGCAGCAAGGATGGAAAATATGAATTGTTAACAGCGATAAATGATGCAATTGCAGAAGAGATTAAAGACCTCATGACAAAAa CTGACAACATGAGGGGCCAGCAGACAGAAACTCTGTTAGCAGGTTCACTTGCTAAAGCACTTTGTT ATATCAACAAGATGAACAAAGAGGTAAAAG CCAATCAAGAAATGAAATCAAGGATTTTG gttataaaagcagcagaagacagtGCGTTGCAGTATATGAATTTCATGAATGTGAtctttgcagcacagaaacag AGTATTTTGATTGATGCCTGTGTTTTGGACTCTGATTCAGGTCTTCTACAACAG gcTTGTGACATTACGGGTGGCATATATTTGAAAGTGCCCCACATGCCGTCTCTTCTGCAGTATTTGTTG TGGGTATTCCTCCCTGATCAAGAGCAAAGATCACAGCTTGTCCTTCCACCTCCTGTTCATGTGGACTATAGAGCTGCTTGCTTCTGTCATCGAAATCTCATTGAAATTGGTTATGTGTGTTCTGTGTGCTTGTCAA tattcTGCAACTTTAGTCCTATTTGTAGCACATGCGA aactgctttcaaaatatcATTGCCACCTGTCATGAAAGctaagaagaagaaattaaagttAGCTGTGTAA